A single region of the Actinoplanes sp. SE50/110 genome encodes:
- a CDS encoding ATP-binding cassette domain-containing protein, translated as MTATVTTRPAVSVAGLRKSFGGRLVLDDIDLTVPEGTVFALLGPNGAGKTTMVRILATLLAADAGSVRVAGHDLVREPDGVRAAIGLTGQFAAVDRLLTVRENLKLMADLHRLGRSAGGRRVAGLIERFDLGESAGKPVQLLSGGQQRRLDLAMTLVGSPRLIFLDEPTTGLDPRSRHAMWQIVRELVGEGVTVLLTTQYLDEADQLADRIAVLDHGRIVVEGTPAELKRQIPGGHLLLRFADPAGLAAAASVLATVHRDDDALTLQVPSDGGVGSLRTVLARLDAAGAEPESLTIHTPDLDDVFFAVTGHQESR; from the coding sequence ATGACAGCGACAGTCACCACCCGGCCCGCCGTCTCGGTGGCCGGCCTGCGCAAGAGCTTCGGCGGCAGGCTCGTGCTCGACGACATCGACCTGACGGTCCCCGAGGGCACCGTGTTCGCGCTGCTCGGCCCGAACGGCGCCGGCAAGACGACGATGGTGCGGATCCTGGCCACGCTGCTGGCCGCGGACGCCGGATCGGTCCGGGTGGCCGGGCACGACCTGGTCCGCGAGCCGGACGGCGTGCGGGCCGCGATCGGACTGACCGGTCAGTTCGCGGCGGTCGACAGGCTGCTGACCGTACGGGAGAATCTGAAGTTGATGGCCGACCTGCATCGCCTCGGCCGGAGCGCGGGCGGCCGCCGGGTGGCCGGGCTGATCGAGCGGTTCGACCTCGGCGAGTCGGCGGGCAAGCCGGTGCAGCTGCTCTCCGGCGGCCAGCAGCGCCGCCTGGACCTGGCGATGACGCTGGTCGGCAGCCCACGACTGATCTTTCTGGACGAGCCGACCACCGGCCTGGACCCGCGCAGCCGGCACGCCATGTGGCAGATCGTCCGCGAGCTGGTCGGCGAGGGCGTCACCGTCCTGCTGACCACGCAGTACCTCGACGAGGCGGACCAGCTCGCCGACCGGATCGCGGTGCTCGACCACGGCCGGATCGTCGTCGAGGGCACCCCGGCGGAGCTGAAACGGCAGATCCCCGGCGGGCACCTGCTGCTGCGGTTCGCCGACCCGGCCGGGCTCGCGGCGGCGGCGTCGGTGCTGGCCACCGTGCACCGCGACGACGACGCGCTGACCCTGCAGGTGCCCAGCGACGGCGGCGTCGGCTCGCTGCGGACCGTGCTGGCCCGGCTGGACGCGGCCGGCGCCGAACCGGAAAGCCTCACCATCCACACCCCGGATCTCGATGACGTCTTCTTCGCCGTGACCGGCCACCAGGAGTCCCGATGA
- a CDS encoding ABC transporter permease — protein sequence MTTLATTFADSATMFRRQLLHLRRYPSLTIMLIGLPVIFLLLFVYVFGGTLGAGLGGGRAEYVDYLTPGILLFTVAGAVAGTAISVAMDMSEGIVDRFRSMAIARASVLTGHVLGSLVQIFIALVAVLGVALLIGFRPTATPVEWLAVLGVLLATAFALIWLAVALGMAADSVETASNTPMFLSLLPFLGSGFVPTATMPPGLRAFAEYQPFTPVIETLRGLLLGSGIGNSALIALGWCAVISALSYVWAKRKYNQRAAGK from the coding sequence ATGACGACCCTCGCCACCACCTTCGCCGATTCCGCCACGATGTTCCGCCGGCAGCTGCTGCACCTGCGCCGCTACCCCTCGCTGACGATCATGCTGATCGGGCTGCCGGTGATCTTCCTACTGCTCTTCGTGTACGTCTTCGGCGGCACCCTGGGCGCCGGTCTGGGCGGCGGCCGCGCCGAGTACGTCGACTACCTGACCCCGGGCATCCTGCTGTTCACCGTGGCCGGGGCGGTGGCCGGCACCGCGATCTCGGTGGCCATGGACATGAGCGAGGGAATCGTCGACCGGTTCCGCAGCATGGCGATCGCCCGGGCGTCGGTGCTGACCGGGCACGTGCTGGGCAGCCTGGTGCAGATCTTCATCGCCCTGGTGGCGGTGCTCGGCGTGGCCCTGCTGATCGGCTTCCGCCCGACCGCCACCCCGGTCGAGTGGCTGGCCGTGCTGGGCGTCCTGCTCGCCACCGCGTTCGCACTGATCTGGCTGGCGGTGGCGCTCGGGATGGCCGCCGACAGCGTGGAGACGGCCAGCAACACCCCGATGTTCCTGAGCCTGCTGCCGTTTCTGGGCAGCGGCTTCGTCCCCACCGCGACGATGCCGCCGGGGCTGCGCGCGTTCGCCGAGTATCAGCCGTTCACCCCGGTCATCGAGACGCTGCGCGGCCTGCTGCTCGGCTCCGGGATCGGGAACAGCGCTCTGATCGCGCTGGGCTGGTGCGCGGTGATCTCCGCACTGTCATACGTGTGGGCCAAACGTAAGTACAACCAGCGCGCTGCTGGCAAGTGA
- a CDS encoding TIGR00374 family protein, giving the protein MSAPTYAAPAPSPASPRRVPVRAVHATPPRVAGQRRHRLRIAAVLALVALFGTELLLGWSSLAGALHHLRRPHPGWLTLAVLAEVVSMNAYARMQRHLLRSAGVRARIVDTVRLAFAAHSLNETLPGGAAFSTRLNYQQMRRFGASPAVASWVIALSGILSSCALAAITAGSALAAGGDADWRHLLGLLMATVLLILGARRLAHKPDIVRTPLAAFNRLRRRPTTDGHDRVSAFLGQLRTAQLRPSMGFAASLLAVLNWLLDALGLWLCFRAIGEPPPSITATLLAFCAAMAAGGVTIVPGGFGIIDSALILGLITGGVATPAAVAAVVLYRIVSFGFIIGLGWLSWLRLRRLATPTAADRAHPDRTAADRTHPERCVPPRRRRPSRWTGNHPRRPSTPRPSGTP; this is encoded by the coding sequence GTGAGCGCACCCACCTACGCGGCCCCGGCGCCCAGCCCGGCCAGTCCCCGCCGCGTACCGGTCCGGGCGGTCCACGCCACTCCCCCACGGGTCGCCGGGCAGCGCCGCCACCGGCTACGGATCGCCGCGGTCCTCGCCCTGGTCGCCCTGTTCGGCACCGAACTCCTCCTCGGCTGGAGCTCGCTGGCCGGCGCACTGCACCACCTGCGCCGGCCACACCCCGGCTGGCTCACCCTCGCGGTGCTCGCCGAGGTCGTCTCGATGAACGCGTACGCCCGGATGCAACGCCACCTGCTGCGCTCCGCCGGCGTCCGGGCCCGGATCGTCGACACCGTCCGGCTCGCCTTCGCCGCGCACTCGCTCAACGAGACCCTGCCGGGCGGCGCCGCCTTCTCCACCCGGCTCAACTACCAGCAGATGCGCCGCTTCGGCGCCAGCCCGGCGGTCGCCTCCTGGGTGATCGCGCTCAGCGGCATTTTGTCCTCCTGCGCGCTCGCCGCGATCACCGCCGGCAGCGCCCTCGCCGCCGGCGGCGACGCCGACTGGCGCCACCTGCTCGGCCTGCTGATGGCCACGGTGCTGCTCATCCTCGGCGCCCGGCGGTTGGCTCACAAACCCGACATCGTGCGTACGCCGCTGGCCGCCTTCAACCGCCTGCGCCGCCGCCCCACCACCGACGGCCACGACCGTGTCTCCGCCTTCCTGGGTCAGCTGCGCACCGCGCAGCTGCGCCCCTCGATGGGTTTCGCCGCGTCCCTGCTCGCCGTGCTCAACTGGCTGCTCGACGCGCTCGGCCTGTGGCTCTGCTTCCGCGCCATCGGCGAGCCCCCGCCGTCGATCACCGCCACCCTGCTCGCCTTCTGCGCCGCCATGGCGGCCGGCGGCGTCACCATCGTCCCCGGCGGCTTCGGCATCATCGACAGCGCGCTGATCCTCGGCCTGATCACCGGCGGCGTCGCCACCCCCGCCGCGGTGGCCGCCGTCGTCCTCTACCGCATCGTCAGCTTCGGCTTCATCATCGGCCTGGGCTGGCTCTCCTGGCTCCGCCTCCGCCGGCTGGCCACCCCCACGGCCGCCGACCGCGCACACCCCGATCGGACGGCCGCCGACCGCACGCACCCCGAGCGCTGCGTCCCACCGCGGCGCCGCCGCCCCTCCCGGTGGACCGGCAACCACCCGCGTCGCCCCTCTACGCCCCGCCCCAGCGGCACCCCCTGA
- a CDS encoding thioesterase family protein: MTTQDAVAPVYSFSPRFHEIDGQGVMFNMWYLSHVDEAVDVFFEGRGLPYQQWHGLGFDVHVVHVDMDFAAGVRRHERTEVLISTSRIGSTSFTLDFAFRREGRTVCSGGIVYATVSTQGHGTVKLPDPLVKALGAESPLRAARRHAGTPAS; this comes from the coding sequence ATGACGACACAGGATGCGGTCGCACCGGTCTACTCCTTCAGCCCTCGCTTCCATGAGATCGATGGCCAGGGCGTCATGTTCAACATGTGGTACCTGAGTCATGTCGACGAGGCCGTCGATGTGTTCTTCGAGGGCCGGGGCTTGCCGTACCAGCAATGGCACGGTCTGGGTTTCGACGTGCATGTCGTACACGTCGATATGGACTTCGCCGCGGGAGTCCGACGCCACGAGCGCACCGAGGTCCTGATCAGTACGTCCCGGATCGGGTCCACAAGCTTTACGCTGGACTTTGCCTTCCGCCGAGAGGGTCGAACCGTTTGCAGCGGCGGCATCGTCTATGCCACCGTCTCCACCCAGGGGCACGGCACCGTGAAGTTGCCCGATCCGTTGGTGAAGGCGCTCGGTGCGGAAAGCCCGCTGCGGGCCGCACGCCGGCATGCCGGAACGCCGGCCTCTTGA